The Clostridium sp. DL-VIII DNA window TTACTTTGCCTATACTTATTGATGGTGGATTACTTTCTGCACCTTTCTTTTTCATTAGATTGAGCATTTTTATATATGGGTCCATTAGCTATCCTCCCCCTGTAAATCCATTGTGTTACTAAAACTTACTGTAAGCTTCATGGTATACTGTCCTGTGCCACAATCCCAAGTATGAGTATCAGTATTTATATATACTGTTGCATCACTTAAGATGTCTAAATACCATATCTTAGTTTTAACTCCATAGCCTGTTATGCAGCTGTAATTGCCTAACGCTTCAATTTCAATATCTTCTTCAAAACCATGAAGTTTATTTTGCGCTACTGTATAAGGATCTTTATCATCTTCTACTGTATAAGTTGTTTGATACACACCATAGCTTCTTACATAATCTAAATTTTCCACTTCATCAACGTAATTGGCATCAGAATCAAAGATCTTAACTCTATTTACCATATTTTCTATAGAATCTTTATAACTCATATCCATTAAATTATTATTATAAATATCCTTCTTATCTGATTGAAGTACATAATCTGAAATGACCTGCCCCTTTTCAATTACATTTAATTTATCAGATTTCATTATCAGAATATACTGCTTACCATTTTGTTTGCTTGCTTCCGTATAACATTCCATTATTATGTCATAATAACTTTTATCTGGGCAAAGCCTTTTAATAGACATACCAGTTGATATTATATCCCCTGGCATTATATTAACTTCCTGACACGCTTTAATGGTGACCTCCTCTGGAGTGATATCTTTTATATTCATGCTTGTTGAGGAATTCATAATAAATCTCATATAATCGTAGCAAGTGAAAGTCTCTTCTTGATTTGAGGTATCTAAAGTCCTATCTATAACTTCTCCTCTAAAGATTTCTCCATAATTCTCCTCAACGATACTAATTAAACTTCCTGGTCCTATTTGGACTCTTGGCTGATTAAGATCTGTTGTCGAATAAGCCATGGTAAATGCACATTTTCTTGCCGGCTGATCTAATGATGCTGATAATTCAACACTTTTACACACTGGTGTTATTTCTGTTAAATTCCAGCCATCATATAGGCTATATATTTTAATCATGTTTTTCACCTACCTTTTGAGGTTATATTTAGCTTTCATATCTTTAACCAATCTTCCAATCATTAATTTCCTCCAAGGATATTGTTTGAATTTGTTATGCTGAAGCTTGAACCCCACTGTCCTACTATTTTTTCATTCAATTTTAAAACTATATATTGTTTTAAATCCAAAGTAAAATATATATCTCCTGTTCCATCCTTTTCTCCATATTCAAAATTTTCAATTGAAAACAAATCATTAATATCTGTATCAGTTAAAACTACCCTTATGGGTTTCTTACTCTTTTTCCAGGCTTCTATTTTAGCTACACATTCAAAAGGAGTAGGAATATCAGAATATACACAAAATTCATATTCCTGGGCTGGAAAAAAGCTTTCAAAAGATATTTCTGAAAGCTTTGATTCTCCAAGTATATTTAATTCTCCAACTGATTCAACATTAATTACTGTATTATTATTGCCGAGCTTAATTGAATAGTTATCTGGTGGTACAGGCAGCTGCAGCCAGGTATTATCTTGATTAAACCAAAATTCTATCATCTTTAACTACCTCCTAACCCATTCCAAGTGCTGTTTGAGTTAATTTATTTGCAAGAGCTGTTGCAATTTTGTCTATATCCCCTTCTTCTCTGATCACTATTGAATCAGCAAGTTTTGCTATAGTTATTGCTAAACCATTTTGCGTACTATCATTCTTGGTTGTATTTGTACTTCCTTTAAGACCTAAACTGCCGGATTTGCCTCCACCAGATAAGGTACCATTCATATTAGTTTTTATTCCAACTGAAAGGTCTTTAACCGGATCAGTTACCAAACGAGTATTAACCTTAATGCCATTTCCCATACCTTTCATGAAATCTGGCATCCAGGTCTCATAATCTGTAAGAGGACCTTTATCGGGTACAGAGAAGTGAAGGAAAGACTTTATTTTATCTGCTACACCTGAAATTGCATCTTCAACGTAGCCAACAGCTCCAGTTATTCCATTTACTAACCCCATTATCATATCTTTTCCCCAGCCAAGAGCTGTTTTACCAACATCTTTAAATACAGTACCTATTGCACTTAATATATTTTTAATAATGTCAATTGCTCCATTAAACACAGTTGATACGGTACTTTTTATGGTATTCCAAGCTCCTGACCAGTTTCCAGTTATAATTTGCATTACAGTCTTAATGACTCCCATTATAACATTTAAGACAGTTGAAATTATTGTCTTTATTATATTGAAAGCCGCAGTTACAACTGTCATTATTGTATGTCCATGTGCAGTCCAAAATGATTTAACAAAATTTAAAACTGTAGTTATAACATTTTTTATTGCGGTCATAACTGTTGTAATAGTATTCTTTATAAGCGGCCAATTACTTCTTATAAAGTTTATTACTTTTCCAAAGATTTGAATTGCAAAAGTTAGCACTGGTTTTAATATAGAATTCCAAACTGATTGAATTCCTTTAAATACATTTTGAATTATATTCTTTATCTGTGGCATATGAGCTTGAATAAATGTTACCACCGACATAACTTTATCTCTTATCCCACCAAAATTTGTAGCAAATGCAACTGCGAGTAATGCAACTACTCCCATTACTATTTGAAGAGGTAATGGCAATTTAGTAAAGATTCCAAATAAAGATGAAAAACTCTTTGAAGCTACACCTTTAATTTTTTCAAAGCTTCCAGCTAGCCCCTGTAATGTTCCTGATACAGAAGGCATTAATGCACCAGCTTTTCCCATTGATTGTTTAG harbors:
- a CDS encoding phage baseplate protein — translated: MIEFWFNQDNTWLQLPVPPDNYSIKLGNNNTVINVESVGELNILGESKLSEISFESFFPAQEYEFCVYSDIPTPFECVAKIEAWKKSKKPIRVVLTDTDINDLFSIENFEYGEKDGTGDIYFTLDLKQYIVLKLNEKIVGQWGSSFSITNSNNILGGN